A region from the Triticum aestivum cultivar Chinese Spring chromosome 3D, IWGSC CS RefSeq v2.1, whole genome shotgun sequence genome encodes:
- the LOC123078030 gene encoding receptor-like protein kinase ANXUR1 — protein MDMAGLLALLVAAGAAVAADAKPYSPADSILLNCGSTADGLDADGRKWLADTNNNMWLGDSGKSSLMAAADELDSSLPSTIPYMTARVFTVDTVYNFTVNPKDRHWLRLHFYPSSYNGIAPEDFRFSVSTSTGLTLLHNFSVWVTTKALTQAYIVREFSLPRTPAGFIAVTFTPTPMPNVTYAYINGLELISMPDIFEDPAIMVGFADQTVDIATSSFQTMYRFNIGGGYIPPSNDSGLARSWFDDTPYVFGVMQGISYTAGPRFHVKYPTEASEYAAPVEVYLGTRSMGSDPRVNQNYNLTWTMEVDGNFTYVVRLHFCELLLNRPNQRAFDIYINNKTAQSDADVIEMTSERGVPVYKDFAVHMADDPGDEVMWVAMHPSVALRPQFYDAILNGLEVFKLNDTAGNLAAPDPVPSKMLAEAELGNSEKDRSKKSKDQANLATVIGGTAGGAAAVGIVAAICVVVYHNKKNRELTGSDSHNSGWLPMYHSTTSGKSSGHLAANLAGMCRHFSIAEIKTATKNFSESLVIGVGGFGKVYRGVVDGDTKVAIKRSNPSSEQGALEFQTEIEMLSKLRHRHLVSLIGFCEESNEMVLVYDYMEHGTLREHLYNKGSNPPLSWRHRLDICIGAARGLHYLHTGAKYTIIHRDVKTTNILVDENWVAKVSDFGLSKSGSSTVNQAHVSTMVKGSFGYLDPEYFRRQQLTDKSDVYSFGVVLFEVLMARPALSPQLPREQVSLADYALSCQRKGTLRDVVDPTIKDQIAPECLIKFAETAEKCLADQGLERPSMGDVLWNLEFAMQLQDAFDGASGRRQAQDDGSGSGRPVLEPSNSYGSTASVTTIGTSSTSRAHDACVVIEEDDDDITNRAAFSQLVQPTGR, from the coding sequence ATGGACATGGCTGGGCTGCTCGCGCTTCTCGTCGCGGCAGGGGCCGCGGTTGCGGCGGACGCCAAGCCGTACAGCCCGGCGGACTCCATCCTGCTCAACTGCGGCTCCACGGCGGACGGCCTTGACGCGGACGGGCGCAAGTGGCTGGCGGACACCAACAACAACATGTGGCTGGGCGACTCCGGCAAGTCGTCCCTgatggcggcggcggacgagctggactcGTCGCTGCCGTCGACGATCCCCTACATGACGGCGCGCGTCTTCACGGTGGACACGGTGTACAACTTCACGGTGAACCCCAAGGACCGGCACTGGCTCCGCCTCCACTTCTACCCGTCCTCCTACAACGGGATCGCGCCCGAGGACTTCCGCTTCTCCGTCTCCACCTCCACCGGCCTCACCCTCCTCCACAACTTCAGCGTCTGGGTCACCACCAAGGCGCTCACCCAGGCCTACATCGTCCGGGAGTTCTCGCTCCCGCGGACGCCCGCGGGGTTCATCGCCGTCACCTTCACCCCCACGCCCATGCCCAACGTCACCTACGCCTACATCAACGGCCTGGAGCTCATCTCCATGCCCGACATCTTCGAGGACCCCGCCATCATGGTGGGCTTCGCCGACCAGACCGTCGAcatcgccacctcctccttccagACCATGTACCGCTTCAACATCGGCGGCGGTTACATCCCGCCGTCCAACGACTCCGGCCTCGCCCGCTCCTGGTTCGACGACACGCCCTACGTCTTCGGCGTCATGCAGGGGATCAGCTACACGGCCGGCCCCCGGTTCCACGTCAAGTACCCCACCGAGGCGTCCGAGTACGCCGCCCCCGTCGAGGTCTACCTCGGCACCCGCTCCATGGGCTCCGACCCGCGCGTCAACCAGAACTACAACCTCACCTGGACCATGGAGGTGGACGGCAACTTCACCTACGTCGTCCGCCTCCACTTCTGCGAGCTCCTGCTCAACAGGCCCAACCAGCGCGCCTTCGACATCTACATCAACAACAAGACGGCGCAGTCGGACGCCGACGTCATCGAGATGACGTCCGAGCGTGGCGTGCCGGTGTACAAGGACTTCGCCGTGCACATGGCCGACGACCCCGGGGATGAGGTCATGTGGGTGGCCATGCACCCGTccgtggcgctcaggccccagttCTACGACGCCATCCTCAACGGCCTCGAGGTCTTCAAGCTCAACGACACCGCCGGCAACCTggccgcgccggatcccgtgccgTCCAAGATGCTCGCGGAGGCGGAGCTGGGTAACAGTGAGAAGGACAGGTCCAAGAAATCCAAGGACCAGGCAAACCTTGCGACGGTGATAGGTGGCACGGCGGGCGGCGCCGCTGCGGTGGGGATCGTCGCGGCCATCTGCGTGGTGGTCTACCACAACAAGAAGAACAGGGAGCTCACCGGCAGCGACTCGCACAACTCCGGCTGGCTGCCGATGTACCACTCTACAACCAGCGGCAAGTCGTCCGGCCACCTCGCGGCGAACCTGGCGGGCATGTGCCGCCACTTCTCCATCGCGGAGATAAAGACGGCGACCAAGAACTTCAGCGAGTCGCTGGTGATCGGCGTGGGCGGGTTCGGGAAGGTGTACCGAGGCGTGGTGGACGGCGACACCAAGGTGGCAATCAAGCGGTCGAACCCGTCGTCGGAGCAGGGCGCGCTGGAGTTCCAGACGGAGATCGAGATGCTGTCCAAGCTGCGGCACCGGCACCTCGTCTCCCTCATCGGCTTCTGCGAGGAGAGCAACGAGATGGTCCTCGTCTACGACTACATGGAGCACGGCACGCTGCGGGAGCACCTCTACAACAAGGGCAGCAACCCGCCGCTGTCGTGGCGGCACCGCCTCGACATCTGCATCGGCGCCGCGCGTGGTTTGCACTACCTCCACACGGGCGCCAAGTACACCATCATCCACCGCGACGTCAAGACCACCAACATCCTCGTGGACGAGAACTGGGTGGCCAAGGTCTCCGACTTCGGCCTCTCCAAGTCCGGCTCGTCCACGGTGAACCAGGCGCACGTCAGCACCATGGTCAAGGGGAGCTTCGGATACCTCGACCCGGAGTACTTCCGGCGGCAGCAGCTCACCGACAAGTCAGACGTCTACTCCTTCGGCGTCGTGCTGTTCGAGGTGCTCATGGCGCGGCCGGCGCTGAGCCCGCAGCTGCCGCGGGAGCAGGTCAGCCTCGCCGACTATGCGCTCAGCTGCCAGCGGAAGGGCACCCTGCGGGACGTCGTCGACCCGACCATCAAGGACCAGATCGCGCCAGAGTGCCTCATCAAGTTCGCCGAGACGGCGGAGAAGTGCCTAGCCGACCAAGGCTTGGAGCGGCCGTCCATGGGCGACGTGCTGTGGAACCTCGAGTTCGCGATGCAGCTGCAGGACGCGTTCGACGGCGCCAGCGGGCGACGGCAGGCCCAAGACGACGGGAGCGGCAGTGGGCGCCCGGTGCTCGAGCCCAGCAACAGCTATGGGAGCACCGCCAGCGTAACGACGATCGGGACGTCGTCCACGTCCAGGGCGCACGACGCTTGCGTCGTAatcgaggaggacgacgacgacataACCAATCGCGCGGCCTTCTCGCAGCTCGTGCAACCCACCGGGCGGTGA
- the LOC123078031 gene encoding proline-rich receptor-like protein kinase PERK15: protein MARPGHAMRRSGRGLFEDAPRKLPFNLLVVILALEFISETNLIAKTLALKADTPAMPPSQGWSPVQTTLSRTKVGTSVAMHQHRQKKLHSSPSALSSVHPPISAPSYSSISGASDLSLYSSDLFDPPLQHNRRLAEDVPAHENAAPPDAASNTSAAPSGLVQPPISPHDGCCAPNMVQRRGSQDCHCVYPVRVELFLHNVSLNSNWSNEFLEELASQLSLRVTQFEIVNFYVVGTSGLNMTMDIAPHTGNSFSSDQVTAMNYSLSSHTVRINPVLVGDYNLINLTWFRPLGPAPAPAFMISPKASPSTSSALPKRSDNTSSSRHLSLITVICICIGALIGVLVIVLFICFCTFRKGKKKAPPVETPKQRTPDAVSAVESLPRPTSTRFLAYEELKEATNNFEASCVLGEGGFGRVFKGILSDGTAVAIKKLTTGGHQGDKEFLVEVEMLSRLHHRNLVKLIGYYSNRELSQSLLCYELVPNGSLEAWLHGSLGADCPLDWDTRMKIALDAARGLAYLHEDSQPCVIHRDFKASNILLENDFHAKVSDFGLAKQAPEGRLNYLSTRVMGTFGYVAPEYAMTGHLIVKSDVYSYGVVLLELLTGRRPVDMSQSSGQENLVTWTRPVLRDKDRLQELADPKLGGQYPKDDFVRVCTIAAACVSPEANQRPTMGEVVQSLKMVQRSTEFQESVPTPPARPNARHTATTYESDGTSSMFSSGPFSGLSPFETENMSRTAVFSEDLHEGR from the exons GACTGTTTGAAGATGCTCCAAGGAAACTTCCATTTAATTTGTTGGTTGTTATATTGGCTCTGGAATTTATCAGTGAGACCAATTTGATTGCCAAAACATTGGCCCTAAAGGCTGACACTCCTGCTATGCCTCCTTCACAAGGATGGAGTCCAGTTCAGACCACGTTGTCCCGAACCAAAGTTGGCACAAGTGTTGCAATGCATCAGCATAGGCAAAAGAAGCTACATTCATCGCCATCTGCTCTGTCATCTGTGCACCCTCCTATTTCCGCACCGAGTTATAGCTCCATCTCTGGTGCTTCTGACCTCTCCTTGTATTCTTCGGACCTGTTCGATCCTCCGCTGCAGCATAACAGGCGCTTAGCAGAAGATGTTCCCGCTCATGAAAATGCTGCACCCCCTGATGCAGCTTCGAATACTAGTGCAGCTCCTTCTGGATTAGTACAGCCCCCAATATCTCCACACGATG GCTGTTGTGCTCCAAACATGGTACAAAGACGAGGGAGCCAGGACTGCCATTGTGTTTACCCAGTTAGAGTTGAGCTCTTCCTTCACAACGTTTCCTTGAATTCAAATTGGAGCAACGAATTTCTCGAGGAGCTCGCGTCGCAGCTCAGCTTGCGGGTTACGCAGTTCGAGATTGTAAATTTCTATGTTGTTGGAACTTCTGGGCTAAATATGACAATGGACATAGCTCCCCACACTGGAAATAGCTTCTCATCTGATCAAGTTACTGCAATGAATTATTCTCTTAGCTCGCATACAGTTCGGATCAATCCGGTGCTGGTCGGGGATTACAATCTTATTAATTTAACGTGGTTCAGGCCATTGGGTCCAGCTCCTG CTCCAGCATTCATGATATCACCTAAGGCATCTCCATCTACATCATCCGCCTTACCAAAAAGGAGTGACAACACCAGCAGTAGCAGGCACTTGAGCCTGATCACTGTCATTTGCATATGTATTGGTGCTCTAATTGGTGTCCTGGTGATTGTTCTATTTATTTGCTTCTGCACATTtaggaaaggaaagaagaaggcgcCTCCTGTTGAAACAC CCAAGCAAAGGACACCAGATGCAGTATCTGCAGTTGAATCACTTCCTCGCCCCACAAGTACAAGGTTCCTTGCATATGAAGAACTTAAAGAAGCAACAAACAACTTTGAGGCTTCATGTGTGCTTGGGGAAGGTGGTTTTGGCCGTGTCTTTAAGGGGATACTAAGTGATGGCACTGCTGTTGCTATTAAGAAGCTTACTACTGGGGGGCACCAAGGAGATAAGGAGTTTCTAGTTGAAGTGGAGATGCTGAGCAGATTGCACCACCGCAATCTTGTGAAACTCATTGGATACTATAGCAACCGTGAATTGTCACAAAGCCTTCTTTGTTATGAGCTTGTTCCTAATGGAAGCCTAGAAGCTTGGCTTCATG GCTCATTAGGCGCTGACTGCCCCTTGGATTGGGACACCAGAATGAAGATAGCACTTGATGCTGCAAGGGGATTAGCATACCTTCACGAGGATTCACAGCCTTGTGTAATCCACAGGGATTTCAAAGCTTCTAATATATTGCTCGAGAATGACTTTCATGCTAAAGTGTCTGATTTTGGTTTGGCCAAACAGGCGCCAGAAGGGCGCTTAAATTATCTTTCAACTCGTGTTATGGGAACTTTTGG GTACGTAGCACCAGAGTATGCAATGACAGGACACTTAATTGTAAAAAGTGATGTATATAGCTATGGAGTTGTTCTACTTGAACTACTTACTGGGAGGAGGCCTGTTGACATGTCACAATCTTCGGGGCAGGAGAATCTAGTCACATGG ACACGGCCAGTTCTTCGGGATAAAGATAGGCTACAGGAACTAGCTGACCCCAAGCTTGGTGGACAATATCCGAAAGATGATTTTGTGAGGGTGTGCACAATCGCAGCAGCCTGTGTTTCCCCGGAGGCGAACCAAAGGCCAACGATGGGCGAGGTGGTGCAGTCACTTAAGATGGTGCAACGCTCCACGGAGTTCCAAGAATCTGTACCGACACCGCCAGCTCGTCCTAATGCCCGGCATACTGCAACGACCTATGAATCTGATGGCACTTCATCCATGTTCTCATCTGGACCCTTCTCGGGCCTCAGCCCCTTTGAGACTGAAAACATGTCAAGAACGGCGGTTTTCTCGGAAGATCTTCACGAAGGTCGATGA